In one Bacteroidota bacterium genomic region, the following are encoded:
- a CDS encoding PKD domain-containing protein, protein MITLISRALRLLSLLFILFLFSETTYSQGVAVNVSGLPADSSAIFDANSNNQGVLVPRMTTAERNAITNPAIGLLIFNKTTNCFNFYKAGGWYELCGNCVQPPSPVAGSNSPRCAGDTLKLTASTIAGVTYSWTGPNGFSSTAQNPMIPNAGTANTGIYSLIATNSQNCSSNVITLGALVLPSPVSTFTYAPNPPSLNQNVTFTPTQTGAQFYLWAFQNGSPSTSTSQNPVVTWTTSGNATVSIQVTNNGCSSVSTTAVNVQGCTHSSQTFSYTGSIVNWTVPIDACALTIEVWGAQGGNTGGLGARMRGEFTGLNGQTLKILVGGQGGMNGANNAGGGGGSFVTTSANSPLIIAGGGGGNVTNPNNNMHASIGTSGMDGNSTSYPSQYGAGGTNGNGGGPGGCAAAGGGLLTDGAFSGCGYTSANAGKAFVNGGAGGNLSGNATGGFGGGGGGGGSGGGGGGGYSGGGGSYHYPGNGGGGGSYNSGANQSNSAQVQSGNGQVTITW, encoded by the coding sequence ATGATAACACTAATCTCTCGTGCATTAAGGCTGCTGTCATTGCTTTTTATACTGTTTTTATTCTCAGAAACGACCTATTCACAGGGCGTAGCAGTGAATGTTTCAGGTCTTCCGGCCGACAGCTCAGCCATTTTTGATGCCAACAGCAACAATCAGGGTGTGCTTGTCCCACGCATGACCACTGCCGAGCGGAACGCAATTACAAATCCTGCCATAGGGCTGCTGATTTTTAACAAAACAACCAATTGTTTCAACTTCTATAAGGCAGGCGGGTGGTATGAGCTTTGCGGCAATTGCGTTCAGCCGCCATCGCCTGTTGCAGGCAGCAATAGTCCGCGGTGCGCGGGAGATACGCTTAAACTCACAGCTAGTACTATCGCCGGGGTTACCTACTCATGGACAGGTCCCAACGGCTTTTCGTCAACGGCTCAAAATCCAATGATACCGAATGCCGGAACAGCAAACACAGGGATTTACAGCCTGATTGCCACAAACAGTCAGAACTGTTCGAGTAATGTGATAACTCTGGGTGCCTTGGTGCTGCCTTCACCTGTATCAACATTCACTTATGCTCCAAATCCCCCGAGTCTAAATCAGAATGTAACCTTTACACCGACACAGACCGGTGCACAGTTTTATCTATGGGCGTTCCAAAATGGTTCCCCATCAACAAGCACATCACAAAATCCGGTTGTAACCTGGACAACCTCGGGCAATGCCACAGTAAGCATACAGGTAACCAACAATGGCTGTTCCTCTGTAAGCACGACCGCAGTAAATGTGCAAGGCTGCACACACAGCTCTCAAACGTTCAGTTATACAGGTAGTATTGTTAACTGGACGGTACCTATTGATGCCTGTGCCCTAACTATAGAAGTTTGGGGTGCGCAGGGCGGAAACACAGGCGGTCTCGGAGCGCGCATGCGAGGCGAATTCACGGGGTTAAACGGACAGACATTAAAAATACTTGTTGGCGGACAAGGCGGAATGAATGGTGCTAATAATGCCGGTGGTGGGGGCGGTTCGTTTGTTACGACTTCGGCAAACAGTCCGCTCATTATTGCCGGAGGAGGTGGTGGTAATGTAACCAACCCTAACAATAACATGCATGCATCAATAGGCACTAGTGGTATGGACGGTAATAGTACATCTTATCCGTCGCAATATGGTGCCGGTGGAACTAATGGAAATGGCGGCGGGCCGGGCGGTTGTGCTGCTGCCGGAGGTGGATTACTAACAGACGGAGCCTTTTCCGGTTGCGGATATACTTCAGCTAATGCCGGCAAAGCTTTTGTGAATGGCGGTGCCGGCGGCAACCTGTCAGGGAATGCCACCGGTGGATTTGGCGGTGGCGGTGGTGGCGGCGGCTCGGGTGGCGGCGGTGGCGGCGGATATTCGGGTGGTGGCGGCTCGTACCATTATCCCGGAAACGGCGGTGGCGGCGGCTCATACAACTCAGGCGCCAACCAGAGTAACAGCGCACAAGTGCAATCGGGAAACGGACAGGTAACGATTACGTGGTAA